One stretch of Accipiter gentilis chromosome 20, bAccGen1.1, whole genome shotgun sequence DNA includes these proteins:
- the RIPK1 gene encoding receptor-interacting serine/threonine-protein kinase 1, producing MSLEDIHMNTQDLLEKKPLDAGGFGTISLCFHKKHGYVVLKKVYTGPQRTEYNASLLEEGRIMRRLQHNRVVKLLGIILEDGNYSLVMEYVDRGNMMKVLQKLSLPLSVKGRFVLEITEGMLYLHEQGFVHKDLKPENILVDTDFHIKIADLGVASFKNWSRLTQEETVRQKQIKSTCQNNAGTLFYMAPEHLRCVNVKPVEKSDVYSFGIVIWAIFANKEPYEHCINEAQICFGIMNGNRPDIKEITDKCPVEIIDLMKQCWEQESEKRPTFAEISQRYKPFYYQNLGKNIEDDLKELKKMWPESNELLNRMQSLQIDAVAEDASNGQVDQPNSLHSSQGPMTSHVNEALFAASPENQPVESCETSFTSADHLERKLQREYNYHVFGSWMDKAVPPVVYTPEMREEERRRRVSYDPFAKLSPTPQRSELYPRAEKTGSNTNPYFWPQPAATPPKQGNIDIFYGPSHNSLLTGNTEGLYGLCSASTFSLSKPPVPESGPNLQSQTNVNWYPKNADTDTGNKDSTSFTRATFTYYPTAPRVSTEDSIKYNISNSSGIQIGSYNHMKIEEHNQHISTSPVATEAIYRHYEAMGIFDNTTVLTEKHLNLVREKLAKQWKHCARKLGFCDPEIDEIDHDYERDGLKEKVYQMLLKWVMREGSKGATVGKLAKALFGCQRLDLLTSLMQINEE from the exons ATGTCTCTGGAAGACATCCACATGAACACCCAagatttgcttgaaaaaaaaccattaGACGCTGGAGGATTTGGAACAATTTCTTTATGCTTTCACAAGAAACATGGATatgtagtattaaaaaaagtgtATACAGGACCCCAGCGCACTGA atatAATGCTTCCCTCCTTGAAGAAGGCAGGATTATGCGCAGACTGCAGCATAACCGTGTGGTAAAACTACTAGGTATAATTTTGGAAGATGGAAACTACTCACTTGTGATGGAGTATGTGGACCGGGGGAACATGATGAAAGTGCTACAGAAG cTCTCACTGCCTTTGTCAGTGAAAGGGCGTTTCGTGCTGGAGATCACAGAAGGAATGCTTTATCTGCATGAGCAAGGTTTCGTACACAAAGACCTAAAGCCAGAAAACATCCTTGTAGACACAGACTTCCACATTAAG ATTGCAGATCTCGGTGTTGCCTCCTTTAAGAACTGGAGCCGCCTGACCCAAGAAGAGACTGTCCGACAGAAGCAAATCAAGAGCACTTGCCAGAACAATGCTGGGACTCTTTTCTATATGGCCCCAGAGCATTTACGCTGCGTTAATGTAAAACCTGTGGAGAAATCAGATGTTTACAGCTTTGGCATAGTGATCTGGGCAATTTTTGCTAACAAAGAGCCATATGAAC attgtATAAATGAAGCCCAGATTTGCTTTGGCATCATGAATGGAAACAGACCAGACATAAAGGAGATCACTGATAAATGTCCAGTGGAAATTATTGACTTAATGAAACAATGCTGGGAGCAAGAGTCAGAGAAACGGCCAACTTTTGCAG AAATTAGTCAAAGATACAAGCCATTTTACTATCAAAATCTAGGAAAAAATATTGAAGATGATCTGAAGGAGTTAAAA AAAATGTGGCCCGAGTCAAATGAACTGCTGAATAGGATGCAATCCCTTCAAATAGATGCTGTAGCAGAAGATGCCAGTAATGGTCAAGTAG ATCAGCCTAATTCTCTACACAGCTCTCAAGGTCCCATGACCAGTCATGTTAATGAAGCCCTGTTTGCTGCCTCCCCTGAGAACCAGCCTGTTGAGAGCTGTGAGACCTCATTTACATCTGCTGATCATCTAGAAAGAAAACTTCAGCGTGAATACAACTACCACGTATTTGGGAGCTGGATGGATAAAGCAGTTCCACCTGTAGTATATACCCCTGaaatgagagaggaagaaaggagacgAAGAGTTTCCTACGATCCATTTGCAAAGCTATCTCCTACTCCTCAAAGGAGTGAACTGTATCCAAGAGCTGAAAAAACAGGATCAAACACTAATCCATATTTTTGGCCACAGCCAGCTGCAACACCACCAAAACAGGGAAATATAGATATTTTTTATGGGCCAAGCCATAACAGTCTTCTAACAGGAAACACAGAGGGTCTCTATGGATTGTGTTCAGCCAGTACCTTTAGCCTAAGTAAACCTCCTGTGCCTGAATCTGGCCCAAACTTGCAGTCACAGACCAACGTAAACTGGTATCCAAAGAATGCAGACACAGACACAG GTAATAAGGATTCCACTTCTTTCACAAGAGCAACTTTTACATATTATCCTACTGCGCCCAGAGTAAGCACAG AAGACTCAATCAAGTACAACATAAGTAACAGTTCTGGAATTCAAATTGGATCCTACAATCACATGAAGATTGAAGAGCACAATCAACATATCAGCACTTCTCCTGTTGCTACAGAGGCAATTTATAGGCATTATGAAGCAATGGGTATATTTG acaATACTACTGTCCTGACTGAGAAACATCTAAATCTAGTGAGAGAAAAGTTGGCTAAACAGTGGAAGCACTGTGCTCGTAAACTGGGCTTCTGTGATCCCGAGATTGATGAAATTGATCATGACTATGAACGAGATGGACTAAAAGAAAAAGTTTACCAAATGCTGCTTAAGTGGGTAATGAGGGAAGGCTCCAAAGGTGCTACAGTTGGAAAGCTTGCCAAAGCCCTCTTTGGCTGCCAAAGACTGGATCTCCTTACTAGTTTGATGCAAATCAACGAGGAATAA